One part of the Filimonas effusa genome encodes these proteins:
- a CDS encoding RluA family pseudouridine synthase yields the protein MTEDQDILQEDNSEDLYERKLYHVDKGQEPMRIDKWIHLRLEGASRNKVQKAIEAGFVTVNGQQEKSNYKVKPGDDIVLMSLVNPEYTEIKPEAIPLHIVYEDDAVLVINKPPNMVVHPGVGNYSGTLLNGVLYHLLQQNPGLTEEDLPRYGLVHRIDKNTTGLIVLAKTPDAAAHLAKQFFNHTVSRKYVALVWGDVEQDEGTIVAHIARHQRFRKMFAAYPDGETGKHAITHYRVLERMNYVTAVECILETGRTHQIRVHMKHIGHTLFNDWEYGGDRILKGTVYTKYKQFVDNCFDLCPRCALHAKTLGFVHPVTKQEMFFESPLPNDMSQVMDKWRGYVQTKLKQSPNGTLDL from the coding sequence ATGACGGAAGATCAGGACATTTTGCAGGAAGACAATTCGGAAGACCTTTACGAGCGTAAACTTTACCACGTGGATAAAGGCCAGGAGCCCATGCGTATAGACAAATGGATTCACCTGAGGCTGGAAGGCGCCAGCCGCAATAAGGTTCAGAAGGCCATTGAAGCAGGATTTGTAACTGTAAATGGCCAGCAGGAAAAGAGCAATTACAAGGTTAAGCCCGGTGACGACATTGTGCTGATGAGCCTTGTAAACCCGGAATACACGGAAATTAAACCGGAAGCCATTCCGCTTCATATCGTGTATGAAGATGATGCGGTACTGGTGATCAACAAGCCGCCTAACATGGTAGTTCATCCTGGTGTAGGTAATTATTCCGGCACCCTGCTCAATGGGGTATTATACCACCTGCTGCAGCAAAATCCCGGTCTTACCGAGGAAGACCTGCCCCGTTATGGCCTGGTACATCGTATCGATAAGAATACTACCGGCCTGATTGTGCTGGCTAAAACGCCTGATGCGGCTGCTCACCTTGCGAAACAATTCTTCAATCATACCGTTTCCCGTAAATATGTAGCGCTTGTATGGGGCGATGTAGAACAGGATGAAGGCACCATTGTTGCCCATATTGCGCGCCACCAGCGTTTCAGGAAAATGTTTGCCGCCTACCCCGATGGCGAAACCGGCAAACACGCCATTACCCATTACAGGGTGCTGGAGCGCATGAATTATGTTACGGCGGTAGAATGTATACTGGAAACAGGACGCACGCACCAGATACGTGTTCATATGAAACATATTGGACACACCCTCTTCAACGACTGGGAATATGGTGGCGACAGAATTTTAAAAGGCACTGTATATACCAAATACAAACAGTTTGTAGATAATTGTTTCGATCTATGTCCGCGTTGTGCCCTTCATGCGAAAACGCTGGGTTTTGTTCACCCGGTCACTAAACAGGAAATGTTCTTTGAATCGCCCCTGCCCAACGATATGTCGCAGGTAATGGATAAATGGCGGGGATATGTGCAAACCAAGCTGAAGCAGTCGCCCAACGGTACGCTGGACCTATA
- the lipB gene encoding lipoyl(octanoyl) transferase LipB produces the protein MNKEISFEDLGIRSYKEVWDYQESLLKENVARKGAGTQEPTLDRLIFVEHPPVYTLGKSGKPEHVLLPAEKLNEQGIEYFHSNRGGDITFHGPAQLVGYPILDLEHFKTDLGWYLRSLEEVIILTLAGYGLKGDRSAGETGVWLDPSVKGRERKICAMGIRCSRWITMHGFALNVNTDLDYFNNIIPCGIRGKQVTSLQRELGEAVSFDAVKEQVKSNFEKVFGATLVTA, from the coding sequence ATGAACAAGGAGATCAGTTTCGAAGACCTGGGCATTCGTTCTTATAAAGAAGTATGGGATTACCAGGAATCGTTGCTAAAGGAAAATGTGGCCCGGAAAGGCGCCGGCACGCAGGAACCTACTTTAGACCGGTTGATTTTTGTGGAGCATCCTCCCGTATACACACTGGGAAAAAGCGGCAAGCCCGAACATGTGCTGCTGCCCGCTGAAAAGCTGAACGAACAGGGAATAGAATACTTTCACAGCAACAGGGGAGGAGATATTACTTTCCATGGCCCCGCCCAGCTGGTAGGCTACCCGATACTGGACCTCGAGCATTTTAAAACCGATCTTGGCTGGTATTTGCGCAGCCTGGAAGAAGTGATCATTCTTACATTGGCCGGTTATGGCCTGAAAGGCGATCGCAGCGCCGGGGAAACAGGCGTATGGCTCGATCCTTCGGTAAAAGGCCGCGAACGTAAAATATGCGCTATGGGTATCCGCTGCAGCCGCTGGATTACCATGCACGGTTTTGCCTTAAATGTGAATACCGACCTCGACTACTTCAACAACATAATACCCTGTGGCATCAGGGGCAAACAGGTTACTTCTTTACAGCGTGAACTGGGTGAGGCGGTTTCCTTCGATGCCGTTAAAGAACAGGTAAAAAGCAATTTTGAAAAGGTCTTCGGCGCTACCCTGGTAACGGCTTAA
- a CDS encoding 1-aminocyclopropane-1-carboxylate deaminase/D-cysteine desulfhydrase: MSINNLLHFEAIITQNISASWLLDSQSRLSLLRLDLLHPVVSGNKWFKLQFYLADAVQNNAKTIATFGGAYSNHIVATAFACQQWGLPCVGYIRGAPQYLSHTLKDAMSYGMQLQFLSRSDYRRKNELMPEHPEYYWIPEGGYGITGAEGAATILSHATALSSYTHIVAATGTGTMLAGLIRGACAHQHVTGISIMKGNNELPQLVSELLSGEEKATFHIEQDYHFGGYAKHPPQLIDYINTCWHQYQLPLDIVYTGKAFFATEQMIRQHTIPAGSNVLFIHSGGLQGNLSLPAGTIPFS; this comes from the coding sequence ATGAGTATTAACAACTTACTACATTTTGAGGCAATTATTACTCAAAATATTTCTGCATCCTGGTTACTGGATTCACAGAGCAGGCTTTCCCTATTGAGGTTAGACCTTCTTCATCCTGTAGTTAGCGGTAACAAATGGTTCAAGCTGCAGTTTTATCTGGCCGATGCTGTCCAGAATAATGCCAAAACCATTGCAACATTCGGCGGCGCTTATTCCAATCATATCGTAGCCACTGCTTTTGCCTGCCAGCAATGGGGCCTGCCATGCGTAGGCTATATCAGAGGAGCGCCGCAATATTTATCGCATACACTCAAAGATGCCATGTCATATGGTATGCAACTACAGTTTCTTAGCCGCAGTGATTATCGTAGGAAGAACGAGCTCATGCCTGAGCACCCGGAATACTATTGGATACCCGAAGGTGGGTATGGTATTACAGGAGCAGAAGGTGCTGCTACTATATTATCACATGCAACAGCGCTTTCTTCTTATACGCATATTGTAGCAGCAACGGGCACCGGCACTATGCTGGCGGGTCTGATAAGAGGCGCCTGTGCGCATCAGCATGTAACAGGTATCAGTATCATGAAAGGCAATAACGAATTACCACAACTGGTAAGTGAATTATTAAGCGGAGAAGAGAAAGCTACGTTTCATATCGAGCAGGATTATCATTTCGGAGGATATGCCAAACATCCGCCGCAGCTGATCGATTATATCAATACATGCTGGCATCAATACCAGTTGCCTCTGGATATTGTTTATACGGGCAAAGCCTTTTTTGCTACCGAACAAATGATAAGGCAGCATACTATACCTGCAGGCAGTAACGTTCTTTTTATTCATAGCGGCGGACTACAGGGTAATTTATCCCTGCCTGCCGGTACGATTCCTTTTTCTTAA
- a CDS encoding nucleotidyltransferase family protein, with amino-acid sequence MQPTLVILAAGMASRYGSQKQTESFGPSGETIMEYSIYDAIRAGFKKVVFIIRKDFADNFKAIVEPKLQGKVEIGYVYQQLDAYLGNRQVPADRVKPWGTGHAILCCQDVVKEPFAVINADDFYGSDAFVKAYQFLLDGCADSKYAVVAYKLKNTLSENGSVSRGVLSVSDKVEMLGVTEHTKIYPEADKIVFEKENGEKGELSSNTLVSMNFFCFAPNFIDLCSDLFEPFLEKHMNEPKSEFLMPYVVDRFIKDGHGVMEVITTDAKWFGVTYKEDAPSVKASIEAQVNAGNYPTSLWK; translated from the coding sequence ATGCAACCAACCTTAGTAATTCTGGCTGCTGGAATGGCGAGCCGTTATGGAAGCCAGAAGCAAACTGAATCGTTTGGCCCTTCTGGGGAAACCATCATGGAATATTCCATTTATGATGCAATTCGCGCAGGCTTTAAGAAAGTAGTATTTATTATCAGGAAGGACTTTGCCGATAACTTCAAAGCTATTGTTGAACCCAAGCTGCAGGGCAAGGTCGAAATTGGCTATGTATATCAGCAATTGGATGCATACCTTGGCAACAGGCAGGTTCCTGCCGACAGAGTAAAACCCTGGGGAACAGGCCATGCTATTCTGTGTTGCCAGGATGTGGTAAAAGAACCCTTCGCTGTAATTAATGCCGATGATTTCTACGGCAGCGACGCCTTTGTTAAGGCTTATCAGTTTTTATTGGACGGCTGTGCCGACTCCAAGTACGCTGTTGTTGCCTACAAACTCAAAAACACACTTAGCGAAAACGGCAGCGTAAGCAGAGGCGTATTGTCGGTAAGTGACAAGGTTGAGATGTTAGGTGTTACAGAGCATACTAAGATCTATCCCGAGGCAGACAAAATTGTATTTGAAAAAGAAAACGGTGAAAAGGGTGAGCTTTCTTCTAATACCCTCGTAAGCATGAACTTCTTCTGCTTCGCCCCAAATTTCATCGATCTTTGCTCAGATCTGTTTGAACCTTTCCTCGAGAAGCACATGAACGAACCTAAGTCTGAATTCCTGATGCCTTACGTGGTCGACAGGTTTATTAAAGACGGTCATGGTGTAATGGAAGTAATTACAACCGATGCCAAATGGTTTGGTGTCACTTACAAGGAAGACGCCCCTTCTGTAAAAGCCAGCATTGAAGCCCAGGTGAACGCAGGAAATTATCCTACATCCCTGTGGAAATAA
- a CDS encoding S1C family serine protease, with product MEDVMLLEAIEQYLGGQMSPAEREEFELLRKNTPEVDQMVVEHKLFLHQMDQYESHRSLKLALHDAHTRLLNKGDINEGLEIRPQGKLVQFWNKYRRVTGIAASIACITALLISWLVNAFSPGVNNSRLQELSRAVEQIKQNQQVQGSKLSEVASKIPGDVVLKGGGSAFLIDTKGFLVTNAHVLKDAEAIVVINQKKEYSAKVIYADQDKDLAILKIDDKDFKSYGKLPYGIKKGSSDLGEELFTMGYPRNDIVYNMGYLSARTGFEGDTATFQLSLSANPGNSGGPVFNKNGEIIGVISTREKQSEGVVFAIKSKSIYKLIDELKKSDTTATGRIDTVVRKIRIPASSSLKGVDRQQQLAEIEDCVFLVNVYKK from the coding sequence ATGGAAGATGTAATGTTATTGGAGGCGATTGAACAGTACCTCGGAGGGCAGATGTCTCCCGCAGAAAGAGAGGAGTTTGAGCTGCTCCGGAAGAACACACCGGAAGTAGATCAAATGGTGGTAGAACATAAATTATTCCTTCACCAAATGGATCAGTATGAGTCGCACAGGAGCCTGAAGCTGGCGCTGCATGATGCCCATACCCGTTTGCTTAATAAGGGAGATATTAATGAAGGTCTTGAAATAAGGCCTCAGGGCAAGCTGGTTCAGTTCTGGAATAAATACCGCCGTGTAACGGGTATTGCTGCTTCTATAGCCTGTATCACTGCCTTGCTTATCAGCTGGCTGGTGAATGCTTTTTCTCCCGGCGTCAACAACAGCCGCCTGCAGGAGTTAAGCCGTGCAGTAGAACAAATCAAGCAGAACCAACAGGTACAGGGTTCAAAATTATCGGAAGTTGCCTCTAAAATACCTGGTGATGTAGTCTTAAAAGGAGGCGGGTCTGCTTTCCTGATAGACACGAAGGGTTTCCTGGTGACCAATGCCCACGTATTAAAAGACGCAGAGGCGATTGTGGTAATTAACCAGAAAAAAGAATACAGCGCCAAAGTTATTTATGCTGACCAGGATAAGGATCTTGCTATTCTCAAGATAGACGATAAGGATTTCAAATCGTATGGTAAACTGCCTTATGGTATTAAAAAAGGCAGCTCGGACCTTGGCGAAGAATTGTTTACCATGGGTTATCCCAGGAATGACATTGTCTATAACATGGGGTATTTGAGCGCCAGAACAGGTTTTGAGGGTGATACGGCAACTTTCCAACTGTCTTTATCAGCTAATCCCGGGAACTCGGGTGGTCCGGTGTTCAATAAGAATGGTGAGATCATTGGTGTGATCAGCACCCGTGAGAAACAATCTGAAGGAGTAGTTTTTGCCATCAAGTCGAAAAGCATTTATAAGCTTATCGATGAGCTGAAGAAATCGGACACTACTGCTACAGGGCGTATCGATACAGTTGTGCGTAAAATACGGATTCCGGCAAGTTCGAGCCTGAAGGGCGTGGACAGGCAGCAGCAGCTGGCAGAGATAGAAGACTGTGTATTCCTGGTGAATGTTTACAAAAAATAA
- a CDS encoding RNA polymerase sigma factor encodes MKAESNEQVLLKGLASNDTKAIDTIYKDNFSMVQAFILNNNGSYDDARDIFQEAMITLYEKAKSESFVLTCQIKTYVYSVCRRLWLKRLQQAGRYVTQVEGMAETVPVEEDLDIQEKRNAEFAIMDRALNSLGEPCKSILESYYLQKKDMNEIAAAFGYTNSDNAKNQKYKCLMRLKKLFFAQYNIGE; translated from the coding sequence GTGAAAGCGGAAAGCAACGAACAAGTTTTACTGAAAGGATTGGCAAGCAATGATACAAAAGCCATTGACACCATATATAAAGACAATTTTAGTATGGTTCAGGCTTTTATATTAAACAACAACGGGTCTTATGACGATGCCAGGGATATTTTCCAGGAAGCCATGATCACCCTGTATGAAAAAGCCAAGAGCGAGTCGTTTGTGCTCACCTGTCAGATCAAGACCTATGTTTATTCCGTTTGCCGCCGTCTTTGGCTGAAGAGATTACAGCAAGCCGGCCGCTATGTTACCCAGGTAGAGGGGATGGCAGAAACCGTTCCTGTAGAAGAAGATCTTGACATTCAGGAGAAAAGAAATGCGGAATTCGCGATTATGGACCGGGCGCTGAACAGCCTTGGCGAACCCTGCAAAAGCATTCTGGAGTCGTACTACCTGCAAAAAAAGGACATGAATGAGATAGCAGCGGCATTTGGATATACCAATTCTGATAATGCGAAGAATCAGAAATACAAGTGCCTGATGCGATTAAAGAAGTTATTTTTTGCTCAGTATAATATTGGAGAATAA